A single window of Grus americana isolate bGruAme1 chromosome 6, bGruAme1.mat, whole genome shotgun sequence DNA harbors:
- the FIGN gene encoding fidgetin isoform X2, producing MQWTPEHAQWPEQHFDITSTTRSPAHKVEAYRGHLQRTYQYAWANDDISALTASNLLKKYAEKYSGILEGPAERPILSNYSEAPSGLVNGRKNESEPWQPSLNSESVYPMNCVPDVITASKAGVSAALPPADVSASIGSSPGVASNLAEPSYSSSTCGSHTVPSLHSGLPSQEYAAGYNGSYLHTSYSGQPAPALPSPHPSPLHSSGLLQPPPPPPPPALVPGYNGTSNLSSYSYPSASYPPQTAVGPGYSPGGAPPPSAYLPSGIPAPTPLPPTTVPSYSYQGHSLTPIAPSALTNSSASSLKRKAFYMAGQGEMDSSYGNYSYGQQRSTQSPMYRMPDNSISNANRGNGFDRSAETSSLAFKPTKQLMSSEQQRKFSSQSSRALTPPSYSTAKNSLGSRSSDSFGKYTSPVMNEHGDEHRQLLPHPMQGPGLRAATSSNHSVDEQLKNTDTHLIDLVTNEIINQGPPVDWSDIAGLDLVKAVIKEEVLWPVLRSDAFNGLTALPRSILLFGPRGTGKTLMGRCIASQLGATFFKIAGSGLVTKWLGEGEKIVHASFLVARCRQPSVIFVSDIDMLLSSQVSEEHSPVSRMRTEFLMQLDTVLTSAEDQIVVICATSKPEEIDESLRRYFMKRLLIPLPDSTARHQIIVQLLSQHNYCLNDKEVALLVQRTEGFSGLDVAHLCQEALVGPLHAMPATDLSAIMPSQLRPVTYQDFENAFCKIQPSISQKELDTYVEWNKMFGCSQ from the coding sequence ATGCAGTGGACGCCGGAGCATGCCCAGTGGCCAGAACAGCACTTTGATATCACTTCAACCACCCGGTCCCCTGCCCACAAGGTGGAAGCCTACCGGGGACACCTGCAGCGCACCTACCAGTACGCCTGGGCCAACGACGACATCTCGGCTCTGACCGCCTCCAATCTTCTGAAAAAGTATGCAGAAAAATACTCTGGTATTTTGGAAGGCCCAGCCGAGCGGCCCATTCTCAGCAATTACTCTGAAGCTCCCTCGGGGCTGGTGAACGGCCGGAAGAATGAAAGCGAGCCCTGGCAGCCATCGCTGAACTCGGAGAGCGTGTATCCCATGAACTGTGTCCCAGACGTTATCACCGCCAGCAAAGCTGGGGTAAGTGCAGCCCTCCCTCCCGCAGATGTCTCGGCCAGCATCGGGAGCTCTCCTGGGGTGGCCAGTAACCTGGCTGAACCCAGTTACTCCAGCAGCACCTGCGGAAGTCACACCGTTCCCAGTCTTCATTCAGGGCTCCCATCTCAGGAATACGCTGCAGGATACAACGGCTCGTACTTGCATACCAGTTACAGTGGCCAGCCAGCACCTGCGCTTCCGTCCCCCCATCCATCCCCCCTGCATAGCTCGGGACTTTTACAGCCCCCGCCACCACCGCCGCCACCAGCCCTCGTCCCTGGCTACAACGGGACCTCTAACCTCTCCAGTTACAGCTACCCTTCCGCCAGTTACCCTCCTCAAACCGCTGTTGGCCCTGGGTACAGCCCTGGGGGTGCCCCGCCGCCCTCGGCGTAcctgccttcaggaatcccTGCTCCGACCCCTCTGCCCCCGACCACTGTCCCCAGTTACTCCTACCAGGGCCACAGTCTGACGCCCATCGCGCCGTCTGCCCTGACAAACAGTTCAGCCAGCTctctcaaaagaaaagctttctacATGGCAGGGCAAGGAGAAATGGACTCCAGTTATGGAAATTACAGCTATGGCCAACAGAGATCTACACAGAGTCCCATGTATCGAATGCCCGACAAcagcatttcaaatgcaaacagGGGGAATGGTTTTGACAGAAGTGCTGAAACATCATCCTTAGCATTTAAGCCAACAAAGCAGCTAATGTCCTCTgaacagcaaaggaaattcAGCAGCCAGTCCAGTAGGGCTCTAACACCCCCATCCTATAGTACTGCTAAAAACTCACTGGGTTCGAGATCGAGTGACTCGTTTGGGAAGTATACCTCCCCTGTAATGAATGAGCACGGTGACGAGCACAGGCAGCTCCTCCCTCACCCAATGCAAGGCCCGGGACTTCGTGCAGCTACCTCATCCAACCACTCTGTGGACGAGCAACTGAAGAATACTGACACACACCTCATTGACCTTGTTACCAATGAGATTATCAACCAAGGACCTCCTGTGGACTGGAGCGACATCGCTGGCCTAGATCTAGTAAAGGCCGTCATTAAGGAGGAGGTTTTATGGCCAGTATTGAGGTCAGATGCATTCAATGGACTGACTGCTCTACCTCGGAGCATCCTTTTATTTGGACCTCGGGGAACAGGCAAAACATTAATGGGCAGATGTATAGCTAGTCAGCTGGGGgccacatttttcaaaatcGCTGGTTCTGGCCTTGTCACAAAGTGGttaggggaaggagaaaaaattgTCCACGCGTCCTTCCTCGTGGCAAGGTGTCGCCAGCCCTCGGTGATTTTTGTTAGTGACATTGATATGCTCCTTTCCTCTCAAGTGAGCGAAGAACACAGTCCAGTAAGTCGGATGAGAACCGAGTTCCTTATGCAGCTGGACACTGTACTGACTTCTGCTGAGGACCAAATAGTAGTAATTTGCGCCACGAGTAAACCGGAAGAAATTGATGAATCTCTTCGAAGGTACTTCATGAAACGACTTTTAATCCCACTTCCTGACAGCACAGCGAGGCACCAGATAATAGTACAACTGCTCTCACAGCACAATTACTGTCTCAATGACAAGGAGGTTGCACTGCTTGTCCAGCGCACAGAAGGCTTTTCTGGACTAGATGTGGCTCACTTGTGTCAGGAAGCCCTGGTGGGCCCACTCCACGCCATGCCAGCCACAGACCTTTCAGCCATTATGCCCAGCCAGTTGAGGCCAGTTACATATCAAGActttgaaaatgctttctgcaaGATACAGCCTAGCATATCTCAAAAAGAGCTTGATACATATGTTGAATGGAACAAAATGTTTGGTTGCAGTCAGTga
- the FIGN gene encoding fidgetin isoform X1: MISSTSVYGLKMQWTPEHAQWPEQHFDITSTTRSPAHKVEAYRGHLQRTYQYAWANDDISALTASNLLKKYAEKYSGILEGPAERPILSNYSEAPSGLVNGRKNESEPWQPSLNSESVYPMNCVPDVITASKAGVSAALPPADVSASIGSSPGVASNLAEPSYSSSTCGSHTVPSLHSGLPSQEYAAGYNGSYLHTSYSGQPAPALPSPHPSPLHSSGLLQPPPPPPPPALVPGYNGTSNLSSYSYPSASYPPQTAVGPGYSPGGAPPPSAYLPSGIPAPTPLPPTTVPSYSYQGHSLTPIAPSALTNSSASSLKRKAFYMAGQGEMDSSYGNYSYGQQRSTQSPMYRMPDNSISNANRGNGFDRSAETSSLAFKPTKQLMSSEQQRKFSSQSSRALTPPSYSTAKNSLGSRSSDSFGKYTSPVMNEHGDEHRQLLPHPMQGPGLRAATSSNHSVDEQLKNTDTHLIDLVTNEIINQGPPVDWSDIAGLDLVKAVIKEEVLWPVLRSDAFNGLTALPRSILLFGPRGTGKTLMGRCIASQLGATFFKIAGSGLVTKWLGEGEKIVHASFLVARCRQPSVIFVSDIDMLLSSQVSEEHSPVSRMRTEFLMQLDTVLTSAEDQIVVICATSKPEEIDESLRRYFMKRLLIPLPDSTARHQIIVQLLSQHNYCLNDKEVALLVQRTEGFSGLDVAHLCQEALVGPLHAMPATDLSAIMPSQLRPVTYQDFENAFCKIQPSISQKELDTYVEWNKMFGCSQ; encoded by the coding sequence GCTTGAAGATGCAGTGGACGCCGGAGCATGCCCAGTGGCCAGAACAGCACTTTGATATCACTTCAACCACCCGGTCCCCTGCCCACAAGGTGGAAGCCTACCGGGGACACCTGCAGCGCACCTACCAGTACGCCTGGGCCAACGACGACATCTCGGCTCTGACCGCCTCCAATCTTCTGAAAAAGTATGCAGAAAAATACTCTGGTATTTTGGAAGGCCCAGCCGAGCGGCCCATTCTCAGCAATTACTCTGAAGCTCCCTCGGGGCTGGTGAACGGCCGGAAGAATGAAAGCGAGCCCTGGCAGCCATCGCTGAACTCGGAGAGCGTGTATCCCATGAACTGTGTCCCAGACGTTATCACCGCCAGCAAAGCTGGGGTAAGTGCAGCCCTCCCTCCCGCAGATGTCTCGGCCAGCATCGGGAGCTCTCCTGGGGTGGCCAGTAACCTGGCTGAACCCAGTTACTCCAGCAGCACCTGCGGAAGTCACACCGTTCCCAGTCTTCATTCAGGGCTCCCATCTCAGGAATACGCTGCAGGATACAACGGCTCGTACTTGCATACCAGTTACAGTGGCCAGCCAGCACCTGCGCTTCCGTCCCCCCATCCATCCCCCCTGCATAGCTCGGGACTTTTACAGCCCCCGCCACCACCGCCGCCACCAGCCCTCGTCCCTGGCTACAACGGGACCTCTAACCTCTCCAGTTACAGCTACCCTTCCGCCAGTTACCCTCCTCAAACCGCTGTTGGCCCTGGGTACAGCCCTGGGGGTGCCCCGCCGCCCTCGGCGTAcctgccttcaggaatcccTGCTCCGACCCCTCTGCCCCCGACCACTGTCCCCAGTTACTCCTACCAGGGCCACAGTCTGACGCCCATCGCGCCGTCTGCCCTGACAAACAGTTCAGCCAGCTctctcaaaagaaaagctttctacATGGCAGGGCAAGGAGAAATGGACTCCAGTTATGGAAATTACAGCTATGGCCAACAGAGATCTACACAGAGTCCCATGTATCGAATGCCCGACAAcagcatttcaaatgcaaacagGGGGAATGGTTTTGACAGAAGTGCTGAAACATCATCCTTAGCATTTAAGCCAACAAAGCAGCTAATGTCCTCTgaacagcaaaggaaattcAGCAGCCAGTCCAGTAGGGCTCTAACACCCCCATCCTATAGTACTGCTAAAAACTCACTGGGTTCGAGATCGAGTGACTCGTTTGGGAAGTATACCTCCCCTGTAATGAATGAGCACGGTGACGAGCACAGGCAGCTCCTCCCTCACCCAATGCAAGGCCCGGGACTTCGTGCAGCTACCTCATCCAACCACTCTGTGGACGAGCAACTGAAGAATACTGACACACACCTCATTGACCTTGTTACCAATGAGATTATCAACCAAGGACCTCCTGTGGACTGGAGCGACATCGCTGGCCTAGATCTAGTAAAGGCCGTCATTAAGGAGGAGGTTTTATGGCCAGTATTGAGGTCAGATGCATTCAATGGACTGACTGCTCTACCTCGGAGCATCCTTTTATTTGGACCTCGGGGAACAGGCAAAACATTAATGGGCAGATGTATAGCTAGTCAGCTGGGGgccacatttttcaaaatcGCTGGTTCTGGCCTTGTCACAAAGTGGttaggggaaggagaaaaaattgTCCACGCGTCCTTCCTCGTGGCAAGGTGTCGCCAGCCCTCGGTGATTTTTGTTAGTGACATTGATATGCTCCTTTCCTCTCAAGTGAGCGAAGAACACAGTCCAGTAAGTCGGATGAGAACCGAGTTCCTTATGCAGCTGGACACTGTACTGACTTCTGCTGAGGACCAAATAGTAGTAATTTGCGCCACGAGTAAACCGGAAGAAATTGATGAATCTCTTCGAAGGTACTTCATGAAACGACTTTTAATCCCACTTCCTGACAGCACAGCGAGGCACCAGATAATAGTACAACTGCTCTCACAGCACAATTACTGTCTCAATGACAAGGAGGTTGCACTGCTTGTCCAGCGCACAGAAGGCTTTTCTGGACTAGATGTGGCTCACTTGTGTCAGGAAGCCCTGGTGGGCCCACTCCACGCCATGCCAGCCACAGACCTTTCAGCCATTATGCCCAGCCAGTTGAGGCCAGTTACATATCAAGActttgaaaatgctttctgcaaGATACAGCCTAGCATATCTCAAAAAGAGCTTGATACATATGTTGAATGGAACAAAATGTTTGGTTGCAGTCAGTga